Below is a genomic region from Ammonifex degensii KC4.
TCTCCCGGCCGAAGCGAATTTCACTAAGCCCCTGGGCCTTCACCTTATCCCGGGGACCTAGACGCCAGGGATCAGGCAAAAGAATGCGCGGAATGGGAGGCTTAAAAGGCCCGGCCTCCTCCGGATTGCGCCGGGTGGGCATGGCCTGGGCAATTTCTCGGGCCGCCGCCGTGACCAGCCGGGGCCGATAGTTCTCCATCATGATCACGTGGTCGGCCACGTCGAAGTAGTCTCCCGAACCCCCCACCACTAGGATGGTAGAAACGCCGTAATCCTGGTAGAGTTGGCGCACCCGGTCGATGAAGGGGGTGATAGGCTCCTTGTCTTTAGCCACCAGAGCCTGCATGCGGGCGTCGCGGATCATGAAATTGGTTGCGCTGGTATCCTCGTCAAGCAAAAGAAGCGAGGTCCCCACCTCCAAAGCTTCGGCGATGTTGGCCGCCTGGGAGGTGCTGCCACTGGCCGTGGGAGTGGAGAAGAAACGGGTGTCCTGGCCGCCGGGAAGGTTAGTTATGAAGCTTGATATGTCCACCCCGGTCACCGCCCGGCCGTCCTCGGCCCGGATCTTCACCGCATCCCGGACAGTCAGCACGAACTCCCGGCCGTCCCCAGGAATGTGGTCGTAGACTCCCCGCTCTATGGCCCGCAGGAGCGTGGTCTTGCCGTGGTAGCCTCCGCCCACGATAAGGGTAACCCCTCGGGGGATGCCCATGCCGGTCACTATCCCCCGGTGAGGCAGGGTGAAGGAGACTCTGAGCTCGGGAGGGCTCTGGAAGGGGATGGCCTTGTCCTTGGGCAAGGGGCGGTCGCTGGCACCGCTTTCCCGGGGGAGGATACTGCCGTCGGCCACAAAGGCCACCAAGCCCCTTTCCTTCATCTGCCGCCGTAAAGAGTCCTGGTCTTCGGCGGTGTGGACGTGCAGCCACAGGGCTTCCTTGTCCAGGTTAGCGTATCGGAGAGAGCGGCGCACGATTTCCGGCAGCACCTCGAAAAAGATCCGCTGGGCCTCCCGGGCAGTTATGGTCCTGCCCCGTGCCGGCAGCCCCACGGCGATGCGGGCCTCCACGAACTTCTCGTTAACCACCACCGCCGTGCGCTCCAGGATTTCCTGGCCGCAGGGGGTGATGTGAATCTCGCCGCTGTGCCCGGTGCCGCAGGGGCGGGAAAGAGCCCGGCAGTACCGGCCGAAAACCCGGGTGAGGAAGTCACAGAGGGCCACCCGCGCCGGCTTGCTGGTAATAAGCTCCATAGGGAAGCCGGCCACCCCCTGCTCCACCCGCACCCGCACCTTGGAAGGAGGGGCGAAGGGATCGCTCTGGGCGTGATCCAAGAAGAGGAAGAAATCGTCCCACCGGTAGGCTCCTTCAAGCTCCTGATAAGCCTTGTATCCCCGGCCGTCGATGCGCCGCAGTTTCTCCCGAAACTCTTCCTTGGTCTTCAACCTCTCCGCCTCCAAACTATTAATAGAAGTCATATTACGAGTTTACCGCAAGAAAACCCCACCTTGACAAAGGCTTCTTACCACTCTAAATTGTTAACCAAAGAAGCTAAGTGAGGTTTACAATGAAATCTCACTGGCAGGAAGCCTTGGCGGAACTCGAAGCCCGGAAGCTCAGACGGCAGCTTCACCCACTCGTCCCCTTAAGCCCCACCTGCGCCCTTAGGGAGGGTAGGGAGTGCCTTCTTTTCTGCACCAATAACTACTTGGGGCTTACTCACCACCCCCGGGTGATAGCCGCCGTCCAGGAAGCGGTTGCGACTTTTGGCACAGGAAGCGGCGCTTCTCCTCTCATAAGCGGCTACACCGAACTGCACCAGGAGCTGGCCGAGCGCTTGGCTCGCTTCAAGGGGGCCGCCCGCGCGCTTCTTTTCCCTTCTGGTTACAGCGCCAATGTTGGGTGCCTCTCCGCCCTGGCTGGTCCGGAGGACGTGGTCTTCGTCGACCGGCTCGGCCACGCTTCCCTGCTGGACGGGATACGCTTGAGCGGGGCCAAGATGGTTCGCTTCCGCCACAACGACCTCGACCACCTCGAGTCTCTGCTATCCCGGCACCGGGGTAGGCGACGCTTCCTGGTCACCGAAGGGGTCTTCTCCATGGACGGCGATACCGCCCCTTTAGCGGAAATGGCAAACCTGGCCCGCCGGGAAGAACTCATCTTTATCGTGGACGACGCCCACGGCACCGGGGTGCTAGGGCCACAGGGTAGGGGTACGCTGGCCGCACAGGGGGTAGACCCAGAAGGGATCATCATCGTGGGCACCCTTTCTAAAGCTTTGGCCGCTGTCGGCGGCTTTGTGGCAGGAGGAGAAGATTTGATCGAGTTCCTTTTGAACCGCGTCCGCTCCTTCATCTTCTCCACCTCCCTCCCCCCGCCGGTGGTGGCCGCTGCGACTTCTGCCCTGCGCGTCCTGGAGGAGGACCCTGAGCTGCTGGAAAGCCTGCGGGCCAACATCCGCCGCCTGGCCGGAGGGCTGAGGGCCCTGGGGATTCCGGCAAGAGAGGAAACCCCGATCTTCCCCGTGGTTCTAGGAAGCGAAGAACGGGCTCTAAAAGTGGCTTCTCGCCTTCTCGAGCAGGGGTTCTATGTCCCTGCCATAAGGCCTCCCGCAGTACCTCCGGGCACGGCCCGGCTCAGAGTATCGGTGAGTGCTCTGCACACCCCGGAAGAGATAGACTCTTTCCTAGAGGCGCTGGCCGAAACTCTAAAGGAGGTTTAAAACCTTGACACTGCCCTCGCTTTTCGTGACCGGAACCGACACCGAAGTG
It encodes:
- the bioF gene encoding 8-amino-7-oxononanoate synthase, encoding MRFTMKSHWQEALAELEARKLRRQLHPLVPLSPTCALREGRECLLFCTNNYLGLTHHPRVIAAVQEAVATFGTGSGASPLISGYTELHQELAERLARFKGAARALLFPSGYSANVGCLSALAGPEDVVFVDRLGHASLLDGIRLSGAKMVRFRHNDLDHLESLLSRHRGRRRFLVTEGVFSMDGDTAPLAEMANLARREELIFIVDDAHGTGVLGPQGRGTLAAQGVDPEGIIIVGTLSKALAAVGGFVAGGEDLIEFLLNRVRSFIFSTSLPPPVVAAATSALRVLEEDPELLESLRANIRRLAGGLRALGIPAREETPIFPVVLGSEERALKVASRLLEQGFYVPAIRPPAVPPGTARLRVSVSALHTPEEIDSFLEALAETLKEV
- a CDS encoding ABC-ATPase domain-containing protein, yielding MKTKEEFREKLRRIDGRGYKAYQELEGAYRWDDFFLFLDHAQSDPFAPPSKVRVRVEQGVAGFPMELITSKPARVALCDFLTRVFGRYCRALSRPCGTGHSGEIHITPCGQEILERTAVVVNEKFVEARIAVGLPARGRTITAREAQRIFFEVLPEIVRRSLRYANLDKEALWLHVHTAEDQDSLRRQMKERGLVAFVADGSILPRESGASDRPLPKDKAIPFQSPPELRVSFTLPHRGIVTGMGIPRGVTLIVGGGYHGKTTLLRAIERGVYDHIPGDGREFVLTVRDAVKIRAEDGRAVTGVDISSFITNLPGGQDTRFFSTPTASGSTSQAANIAEALEVGTSLLLLDEDTSATNFMIRDARMQALVAKDKEPITPFIDRVRQLYQDYGVSTILVVGGSGDYFDVADHVIMMENYRPRLVTAAAREIAQAMPTRRNPEEAGPFKPPIPRILLPDPWRLGPRDKVKAQGLSEIRFGRETIDLSAVEQLVDPAQTRAIAVILRRLPLYADGKRTLREILELLEEEVEREGLDVLAGRQGEHPGEMARPRRHEIAAAINRYRRLAVRPAR